GGCCCATTGTTGCATATCTATTACCCCAAATGGTTAGAGAGATTTTGCTTCAGTAAACGATCACGAAAGGGTACAGCAACATGATGCGTTTGAGAATCTATTTGATGAAACGAAATAAAACGAATTGCTTTTGGTGGTACCGGATCATATCCAGATCCTCCCCACGGATGACAACGACAAATTCGTTTAGAAGATAACCAAACGCCTTTTATCGCACCATGAGTTTGCAATGCTTCTATCGCATATTGG
This region of Acinetobacter sp. XS-4 genomic DNA includes:
- the yidD gene encoding membrane protein insertion efficiency factor YidD, yielding MVRFLRWLIRLYQIAISPLLGPRCRYIPTCSQYAIEALQTHGAIKGVWLSSKRICRCHPWGGSGYDPVPPKAIRFISFHQIDSQTHHVAVPFRDRLLKQNLSNHLG